In Silene latifolia isolate original U9 population chromosome X, ASM4854445v1, whole genome shotgun sequence, the following proteins share a genomic window:
- the LOC141621723 gene encoding peroxidase 11, whose amino-acid sequence MLSTHLLKLVLVFTFVFLFVFVNVSGSEPFLHLDYYNKSCPRVLNVVRREMECAVLADPRNAAIILRLHMHDCFVQGCDASVLLDDTLTLKGEKKAAENIQSLRGYKIMDRLKLMVESECPGVVSCADILAIAARDAVILVGGPYWDVPLGRKDARSASYELANANLPGANEGIVSIISKFVSLGLSVTDMVALSGAHTIGMAQCKNFRTRIYGDYGTTSAKSPISESHLSTVRSVCPAIGGDRNISSLDYVTPRLFDNSYYQLLLTGEGLLNSDQEMYSSLLGIETRNLVQEYAEDPLQFFKQFAESMVKMGNITNAGSFSNGEVRMNCRFINSLSHSDD is encoded by the exons ATGTTGTCGACCCATCTTTTGAAACTTGTTTTGGTATTTACATTTGTGTTCTTGTTTGTCTTTGTTAATGTAAGTGGGTCGGAACCTTTTCTGCACTTGGATTACTACAACAAGTCATGTCCACGTGTGCTCAACGTTGTACGTAGAGAAATGGAATGTGCTGTTCTTGCTGATCCAAGGAATGCAGCCATAATTTTACGACTACACATGCATGATTGCTTCGTTCAG GGGTGTGATGCATCGGTGTTATTGGATGATACTTTGACTTTGAAAGGAGAGAAGAAAGCTGCGGAAAATATTCAATCCTTGAGAGGGTATAAGATCATGGATAGGCTCAAGCTGATGGTCGAGTCTGAGTGCCCCGGAGTTGTTTCTTGTGCTGATATTCTTGCAATCGCTGCAAGGGATGCTGTTATTTTG GTTGGAGGACCATACTGGGATGTTCCTTTGGGAAGGAAGGATGCTCGAAGTGCGAGCTATGAGCTTGCCAATGCCAATCTTCCTGGTgctaatgaaggaattgtttcaATCATCTCCAAGTTTGTTTCTCTTGGCCTTTCTGTAACTGACATGGTAGCCCTTTCAG GAGCTCACACCATTGGCATGGCCCAATGCAAGAACTTCAGGACAAGAATCTATGGAGACTATGGAACCACTTCTGCGAAAAGTCCCATCTCTGAGTCTCACCTGAGCACCGTGAGATCAGTATGCCCTGCTATCGGGGGGGACAGGAATATATCATCACTCGATTATGTGACACCTCGGCTTTTCGATAACTCGTACTACCAGCTTCTTTTAACAGGAGAAGGTCTACTAAATTCAGATCAAGAAATGTATTCCAGCTTACTCGGGATCGAAACGAGAAATCTTGTACAAGAATATGCAGAAGATCCCCTGCAATTCTTCAAGCAGTTTGCTGAATCTATGGTGAAAATGGGAAATATAACCAATGCTGGTAGTTTCAGTAATGGGGAAGTAAGAATGAACTGCAGGTTTATCAATTCATTATCACATTCTGATGACTAA